From Streptosporangium album, the proteins below share one genomic window:
- the pseI gene encoding pseudaminic acid synthase, giving the protein MIIDGRPVGVEVAPYVIAEMSGNHDGELATAMKIVDAVAASGAHALKLQTYRADTITIDADGPEFRVSRGHDLWGGERLYDLYERAHTPWEWHGPIFERARSMGLTVFSSPFDPTAVDLLESLGAPAYKIASSEIVDLPLIRRVARTGKPLIISTGMASLGEMDAAVQAARGAGCGHLVLLGCTAAYPAAVSDSNLRRLPALAEAFGVPVGLSDHTPGIGAAVAAVALGACVIEKHVTLDRAGGGVDAAFSLEPDELSALVVESDRAWQALGSAVVRPVSAESEGMRFRRSLYVVADVRAGDVVSESNVRSIRPAGGLPPDAITTVAGRTFRRDAVRGTPLTWDLI; this is encoded by the coding sequence ATGATCATTGATGGACGACCCGTCGGCGTCGAGGTCGCGCCGTACGTCATCGCGGAGATGTCCGGGAACCACGACGGCGAGCTCGCCACGGCGATGAAGATCGTCGATGCGGTGGCGGCGTCGGGAGCGCACGCGCTCAAACTTCAGACCTACCGCGCGGACACGATCACCATCGATGCCGACGGACCGGAGTTCCGGGTGTCCCGGGGGCACGACCTGTGGGGTGGCGAGCGTCTCTACGATCTCTACGAGCGCGCGCACACGCCCTGGGAGTGGCACGGGCCGATCTTCGAGCGGGCGCGGTCGATGGGGCTGACCGTCTTCTCCAGCCCGTTCGACCCGACGGCCGTGGACCTTCTGGAGAGCCTGGGAGCGCCCGCCTACAAGATCGCCTCGTCGGAGATCGTGGACCTGCCGCTGATCCGCCGGGTGGCGCGGACCGGGAAGCCTCTGATCATCTCGACCGGGATGGCGAGCCTGGGGGAGATGGACGCGGCGGTTCAGGCGGCCAGGGGCGCCGGGTGCGGGCACCTGGTCCTGCTGGGGTGCACGGCGGCCTATCCGGCGGCGGTGTCCGACAGCAACCTGCGCAGGCTGCCCGCGCTGGCGGAGGCGTTCGGGGTGCCGGTCGGGCTGTCGGACCACACTCCGGGCATCGGCGCCGCGGTGGCCGCGGTCGCGCTCGGTGCGTGCGTCATCGAGAAGCACGTGACGCTCGACAGGGCGGGCGGCGGCGTCGACGCGGCGTTCTCGCTGGAGCCGGACGAGCTGTCGGCCCTCGTCGTCGAGAGCGACCGCGCCTGGCAGGCACTCGGCAGCGCCGTGGTCCGTCCCGTGTCCGCGGAGAGTGAGGGGATGCGCTTCCGCCGATCCCTGTACGTCGTGGCCGACGTCCGCGCCGGCGACGTGGTGTCGGAGAGCAACGTCCGTTCGATCCGTCCTGCGGGAGGGCTTCCACCGGACGCGATCACGACGGTGGCCGGCCGGACGTTCCGTCGCGACGCCGTCCGGGGGACCCCGCTCACCTGGGATCTGATCTGA
- a CDS encoding bifunctional glycosyltransferase/CDP-glycerol:glycerophosphate glycerophosphotransferase → MEPYFEECLTSIARQTLRDLEVICVDDGSLDGSAVIAKAFAEKDGRFRVVHQENAGLGPARNIGALHATGEYLCFMDSDDVLPVDAYELLVSSLRESGSDLACGNVLFLNSTETWRSGLHFRPFRETVRQTHITARPELLLDRTAWNKVFRHDFYREHGFGFPSGLYEDAPVTVPAHVLARSVDVLGDVVYCWRQREAGDPSITQSRTVPGNLEDRVASITRVQAFLADHAAPALRRQFDEFVLRSDLTLYVNAVLDAGEDYRRRLVENAGALVERMDPGILSELPWEQRLVFELLRRRKPDELTEVLADRREGVSHGMTRRMFGWYADHPMMRRSVLPREVFRAGDGDLPLICRADQIELPDGGDHLRVSGRAYIKGIDLPQKESSAVTATLRNIRTDRVIDLPVRRLLRTDVTAAPHREATCYDWSGFEVDLDLAVLTQPARKTRWQLEIQVTAQAVRRSGPLTATVSSDVRRLPGIAVPPRGTLHVDVNADDEVLLRVQRIQGEAEVRAEDEGAFEVSGWVASDGQAGSGGTLLARLRRGGREFGVPALCTPLGGGRIGFRARLPVAGLLPADLLGEDTAGPQIDPDPRWDLFLVTGSDLHRRLTAGPVAAEAYVTAGEREVGVVATGFGPLSAVVRPIRPVVTEIDWVADEVVRVAGQCARGADPRRELVLREVGGGGTHHVPLEWEGERFSCAFPLTRFELYGEQVPLTGGRWEILVGSGEELYPVRPARSLLTDLPAIRTAGMHTFRVRTYRTNGVAVDVRPALGTDAGNHAQRCLAERDYPAFRKEPLKELVVFESWQGRHYSGSPRAIYEELRRRGDGRECVWISADGLVRPPEGARVVLRDSREHYEALARAGHVISNGKAPDWFTKREGQTYVRAWHGTPLKRVAHDVAEGRFNSRADRLRRLAPEVARWDLLISSSSFATSVLPGALRYGGPVLESGRPGNDLLHRPGGGEEAARVRRALGIPPGRRVVLHAPTWRDDQVLSGGRHHPGLRLDVDRALQALGDDYVFLFRDHPHTAGTPRPISLNPRFTDVTRYPDVTDLLLVADVLITDYSSLVFDYAGTGRPMIFFTYDLEHYRERLRGFYLDPVEHAPGPLLETADEVIDALARVDGTASAHTPAYRGFRERFCRLDDGNASARVVDHVFPD, encoded by the coding sequence GTGGAACCTTATTTTGAGGAATGCCTGACCTCGATCGCCAGGCAGACGCTCCGCGATCTCGAAGTCATCTGCGTGGATGACGGGTCACTCGACGGCAGCGCCGTCATCGCCAAGGCGTTCGCCGAGAAGGACGGCCGCTTCCGGGTCGTCCACCAGGAGAACGCCGGGCTGGGGCCGGCCAGGAACATCGGGGCGCTCCACGCGACCGGTGAGTACCTGTGTTTCATGGACAGCGACGACGTGCTGCCCGTCGACGCCTACGAGCTGCTGGTCTCCTCGCTGCGCGAGTCGGGTTCGGACCTCGCGTGCGGCAACGTCCTCTTCCTCAACTCCACCGAGACCTGGCGCTCCGGCCTGCACTTCCGGCCCTTCCGGGAGACCGTGCGGCAGACGCACATCACCGCGCGCCCCGAGCTGCTCCTGGACCGCACGGCCTGGAACAAGGTCTTCCGTCATGACTTCTACCGGGAGCACGGCTTCGGATTCCCCTCCGGGCTCTACGAGGACGCACCCGTCACCGTCCCGGCCCATGTGCTGGCGCGCTCGGTCGACGTGCTCGGCGACGTGGTCTACTGCTGGCGGCAGCGGGAGGCCGGAGACCCGTCGATCACGCAGAGCCGTACCGTCCCCGGCAACCTGGAGGACCGGGTCGCGTCGATCACACGGGTCCAGGCGTTCCTGGCCGATCACGCCGCTCCCGCGCTCCGGCGTCAGTTCGACGAGTTCGTCCTCCGCAGTGACCTCACCCTCTACGTCAACGCGGTCCTGGACGCCGGCGAGGACTACCGGAGGCGGCTGGTGGAGAACGCGGGAGCGCTCGTCGAGCGCATGGACCCCGGCATCCTGTCCGAGCTCCCCTGGGAGCAGCGCCTGGTGTTCGAGCTGCTGAGACGCCGCAAGCCGGACGAGCTCACCGAGGTGCTGGCCGATCGGCGGGAGGGCGTTTCCCACGGGATGACACGCCGCATGTTCGGCTGGTACGCCGACCACCCGATGATGCGCAGGAGCGTGCTGCCCAGAGAGGTCTTCCGCGCGGGCGACGGTGACCTTCCCCTGATCTGCCGGGCCGACCAGATCGAGCTGCCGGACGGCGGAGACCACCTCCGGGTGTCCGGCCGCGCCTACATCAAGGGCATCGACCTGCCGCAGAAGGAGTCGTCGGCCGTCACGGCGACGTTGCGCAACATCCGGACCGATCGCGTGATCGACCTGCCGGTCCGGCGGCTGCTCCGCACGGACGTGACCGCGGCACCCCACCGCGAGGCGACCTGCTACGACTGGTCGGGGTTCGAGGTCGACCTCGACCTCGCCGTGCTGACCCAGCCCGCCCGGAAGACCAGATGGCAACTGGAGATCCAGGTCACCGCGCAGGCCGTACGGCGATCCGGCCCGCTGACCGCCACCGTGAGCAGCGACGTCCGCCGGCTCCCCGGCATCGCGGTACCCCCCCGAGGCACCCTGCACGTGGACGTGAACGCCGACGACGAGGTCCTGCTGCGGGTCCAGCGGATCCAGGGTGAGGCGGAGGTCCGGGCCGAAGACGAGGGGGCGTTCGAGGTGTCGGGCTGGGTGGCGTCCGACGGCCAGGCCGGGTCGGGCGGGACACTGCTGGCACGGCTGCGCCGGGGCGGCAGGGAGTTCGGCGTCCCCGCGCTCTGCACGCCCCTCGGCGGCGGGCGGATCGGTTTCAGGGCCCGCCTGCCCGTCGCGGGACTGCTCCCGGCGGATCTGCTCGGGGAGGACACGGCCGGTCCGCAGATCGACCCCGATCCCCGATGGGATCTGTTCCTCGTCACCGGATCCGATCTGCACCGCAGGCTGACGGCCGGGCCCGTGGCCGCCGAGGCGTACGTGACCGCGGGGGAGCGCGAGGTCGGTGTCGTCGCGACCGGGTTCGGTCCCCTCAGCGCGGTGGTCCGCCCGATCCGGCCGGTGGTGACCGAGATCGACTGGGTCGCCGACGAGGTCGTCCGCGTGGCGGGACAGTGCGCCAGGGGCGCGGACCCGCGCCGGGAGCTCGTCCTGCGTGAGGTGGGCGGCGGTGGGACGCACCACGTGCCGCTGGAGTGGGAGGGGGAGCGGTTCTCCTGCGCGTTCCCGCTGACCCGTTTCGAGCTGTACGGCGAGCAGGTGCCGCTCACCGGCGGCCGATGGGAGATCCTGGTCGGGTCCGGAGAGGAGCTGTATCCCGTCAGGCCGGCCAGGAGCCTGCTCACCGATCTGCCCGCCATCCGGACCGCCGGGATGCACACGTTCCGGGTGCGGACGTACCGGACGAACGGCGTCGCCGTCGACGTCCGGCCGGCGCTCGGCACCGACGCGGGCAACCATGCCCAGCGCTGTCTGGCCGAGCGGGACTACCCGGCCTTCAGGAAGGAGCCGCTGAAGGAGCTCGTGGTGTTCGAGTCCTGGCAGGGCCGTCACTACTCCGGCAGCCCGCGCGCGATATACGAGGAACTGCGGCGCAGGGGTGACGGCCGCGAGTGTGTGTGGATCTCCGCCGACGGCCTGGTACGGCCGCCCGAGGGAGCGCGCGTCGTGCTGCGCGACAGCCGGGAGCACTACGAGGCTCTGGCCCGTGCCGGCCACGTCATCTCCAACGGGAAGGCGCCGGACTGGTTCACCAAGCGTGAGGGTCAGACCTACGTCCGCGCCTGGCACGGCACGCCGCTCAAACGCGTCGCCCACGACGTCGCCGAGGGCCGTTTCAACAGCCGGGCGGACCGGCTGCGCAGGCTCGCCCCGGAGGTGGCCAGGTGGGATCTGCTGATCTCATCCAGTTCCTTCGCCACCTCGGTCCTGCCCGGCGCCCTCCGGTACGGCGGCCCCGTTCTCGAATCCGGCCGGCCCGGCAACGACCTGCTGCACCGGCCCGGCGGCGGCGAGGAGGCCGCGCGGGTACGCCGGGCGCTGGGCATCCCGCCGGGCAGGCGCGTGGTGCTGCACGCGCCCACCTGGCGGGACGACCAGGTGCTCTCGGGGGGCAGGCACCACCCGGGCCTCCGGCTGGACGTGGACCGGGCGCTCCAGGCACTCGGCGACGACTACGTCTTCCTGTTCCGGGACCACCCGCACACGGCCGGGACGCCCAGGCCCATCAGCCTGAACCCCCGTTTCACCGACGTCACCCGCTACCCGGACGTCACCGACCTGTTGCTCGTCGCCGACGTCCTCATCACCGACTACTCGTCGCTGGTGTTCGACTACGCGGGCACCGGCCGCCCGATGATCTTCTTCACCTACGACCTGGAGCACTACCGCGAGCGGCTGCGCGGCTTCTACCTCGATCCGGTGGAGCACGCTCCGGGGCCTCTGCTGGAGACCGCCGACGAGGTGATCGACGCGCTGGCCCGCGTCGACGGAACCGCCTCGGCCCATACCCCGGCCTACCGCGGCTTCAGGGAACGGTTCTGCCGTCTCGACGACGGGAACGCCTCCGCTCGCGTCGTCGACCACGTGTTCCCGGACTGA
- a CDS encoding CDP-alcohol phosphatidyltransferase family protein, producing MRAYSLNDVHATRKRKDSWWTVYMVDPVACRLTLLVANHTDITPNGLTRLSLVLGMGSAVCFAFGQLVAGAALFYVSFVVDCMDGKIARLKETGTAFGLWLDYVGDRIRVVCCAIGLAIGQYAATGDDAYIMLGAGVAVLDLFRYVNAPQMKRVREVVKENRLESRANAGPVVPRQPRPPGMPRPPRPPRVLTVRRRLGRFLIRHRVRTHLISGIEFHAAVFVVAPLVGVAALLPVSIVAGTLLLLNEVFLIYRMWLFTRAVPPVPRPENAQRVPA from the coding sequence ATGAGGGCCTATTCGTTGAACGACGTTCACGCGACCCGCAAACGAAAAGACTCCTGGTGGACGGTTTACATGGTCGATCCGGTGGCGTGCAGGCTCACCCTGCTCGTCGCCAACCACACGGACATCACCCCCAACGGGCTGACGCGTCTGTCGCTGGTTCTCGGGATGGGGTCGGCGGTCTGCTTCGCGTTCGGACAGCTCGTGGCGGGGGCCGCGCTGTTCTACGTGAGCTTCGTGGTCGACTGCATGGACGGGAAGATCGCCCGCCTCAAGGAGACGGGGACCGCGTTCGGCCTCTGGCTCGACTACGTGGGCGACCGGATCAGGGTGGTCTGCTGCGCGATCGGACTGGCGATCGGCCAGTACGCGGCGACGGGGGACGACGCCTACATCATGCTCGGGGCCGGGGTCGCCGTTCTTGACCTGTTCCGCTATGTGAACGCACCGCAGATGAAGCGCGTGCGAGAGGTGGTCAAGGAGAACAGGCTGGAGTCCCGGGCGAACGCCGGACCGGTGGTGCCCCGGCAGCCCAGGCCACCCGGGATGCCCCGCCCGCCCCGCCCGCCCCGGGTGCTCACCGTGCGACGCAGGCTCGGCCGGTTCCTCATCCGCCATCGGGTGCGGACCCATCTGATCAGCGGCATCGAGTTCCACGCCGCGGTGTTCGTGGTCGCTCCACTGGTCGGGGTGGCTGCGCTGCTGCCCGTCTCCATCGTGGCGGGAACGCTGCTCCTGCTGAACGAAGTCTTTTTGATCTACCGAATGTGGCTGTTCACGCGGGCCGTGCCTCCTGTGCCACGCCCGGAGAACGCGCAACGCGTACCTGCTTGA
- a CDS encoding DegT/DnrJ/EryC1/StrS family aminotransferase, whose amino-acid sequence MLPYGRQSIDERDIEGVLGVLRGEWLTTGPAVGAFEEELAAWTGGVPCVSVTSGTAALHTAYAAAGVGPGDEVVTSPITFVATAATAAMLGARVVFADVEEDTANLDPAAVEAVVGPRTRAVTAVDYAGHPAEYDVLRKIASSVEAVVVGDAAHSVGSRYHDRPVGALADLTTFSFFPTKTITTAEGGAVATADVELLRRARRFRNHGLVRDPQELRDPDEGGWHQEVHAFGLNYRLPDVLCALGVSQLRRLGAFRERRARLVERYNKALQGLAGLRLPTRRPHADPAWHLYSVGVLGGRRREAYERMRAAGIGVQVNYLPAYWHPVFADMGYRRGMCPVAEEFYARQLSLPLFPDLTDSEQDRVVEALHAILG is encoded by the coding sequence ATGCTTCCGTACGGCAGGCAGTCGATCGATGAGCGTGACATCGAGGGTGTCCTCGGTGTCCTGCGAGGGGAGTGGCTGACCACCGGTCCGGCCGTCGGCGCGTTCGAGGAGGAGCTCGCGGCCTGGACCGGGGGTGTGCCGTGCGTGTCGGTGACCTCGGGAACGGCCGCGCTGCACACGGCCTATGCGGCGGCCGGCGTCGGCCCGGGGGACGAGGTGGTCACCTCGCCGATCACCTTCGTCGCCACCGCGGCCACGGCCGCGATGCTCGGTGCGCGCGTCGTCTTCGCCGACGTGGAGGAGGACACGGCCAACCTCGACCCCGCCGCCGTGGAGGCGGTGGTCGGTCCGCGCACGCGGGCCGTCACCGCCGTCGACTACGCCGGCCACCCGGCCGAGTACGACGTTCTGCGCAAGATCGCCTCAAGTGTCGAGGCCGTGGTCGTGGGTGACGCCGCGCATTCCGTCGGGTCGCGCTACCACGACCGTCCGGTGGGCGCACTCGCCGACCTGACGACCTTCTCCTTCTTCCCGACGAAGACGATCACGACGGCCGAGGGCGGCGCGGTCGCCACGGCCGACGTGGAGCTTCTCCGGCGCGCCCGGCGATTCAGGAACCACGGGCTGGTCCGGGACCCACAGGAGCTACGCGACCCGGATGAGGGGGGCTGGCACCAGGAGGTTCACGCGTTCGGCCTGAACTACCGCCTGCCCGATGTGCTGTGCGCCCTCGGCGTCAGCCAGCTCCGGCGGTTGGGCGCGTTCAGGGAGCGGCGGGCCCGCCTCGTCGAACGCTACAACAAGGCTCTTCAGGGCCTGGCCGGGCTGCGGTTGCCCACCCGGCGTCCCCACGCCGACCCCGCCTGGCACCTGTACTCCGTGGGAGTGCTCGGCGGGCGGCGACGCGAGGCGTACGAGCGGATGCGGGCGGCGGGCATCGGTGTCCAGGTGAACTACCTGCCCGCCTACTGGCATCCCGTCTTCGCGGACATGGGTTACCGGCGCGGCATGTGCCCGGTCGCCGAGGAGTTCTACGCGCGGCAGCTGTCGCTGCCCCTGTTCCCCGACCTCACCGACTCGGAGCAGGACCGGGTCGTCGAAGCTCTCCACGCGATCCTCGGCTGA
- a CDS encoding glycosyltransferase family 2 protein yields the protein MPQLSVIVPYHNVEPYFEECLASIRDQTFDDLEVICVDDGSLDASAVIAKDYAARDPRFRLVVQENQGLGPARNTGVKYASGRYLAFADSDDIVPPRAYELLVGSLERSGSDIASGNVQRLTSEGLVQSWAHRNAFRKNQTGTHITRNVHLLFDRSVWNKVFRRSFWDTLGMEFPARLYEDMPVTIPAHVRARAVDVLSEVVYIWRLREGSITERRFRAENVTDLMISVSETARFLEEHTPGLRRVYERDTLFNDLRVAVEALAAGVEPDLLLEVVCSYLDTVGRKAHLELPAIRRLQIQLMHRRMVTELAEAVRFERDSMEDARVRRGLLLRRKWYADYPFRRGYGIPRWVFDVSRELTMTGRLESWEWGEDRLRGEGRVKLPGVMVGAAASCAIDLWLYDRSTGTVLPLPVERDDLGFAFDCDLGSLPGQVCRWELWVRFTVDGIIREARLRNHGPVPAPREADDGMWIQPLTDDKGFAVLTVRRPRAAVTGCEPDGDRLRILGWHAEQENAEGVTLVMSVMDGLVRTYPVETAPARDGRREFVVGLPAEDLRVEQETATWNMFLSGMADGKPLRMPVALQDLPEWEMDGWEIQVARTSRGNMALRVQWSENDH from the coding sequence ATGCCACAACTCAGCGTGATCGTTCCATACCACAATGTGGAGCCGTACTTTGAAGAATGCCTGGCGTCGATCCGGGACCAGACATTCGACGATCTCGAGGTCATCTGCGTGGACGACGGATCGCTGGACGCGAGTGCGGTCATAGCCAAGGACTACGCGGCGCGGGACCCGCGTTTCCGGCTGGTGGTCCAGGAGAACCAGGGCCTCGGTCCCGCCCGGAACACCGGGGTGAAGTACGCGTCGGGGCGTTACCTGGCGTTCGCCGACAGCGACGACATCGTCCCTCCCCGTGCCTACGAGCTCCTGGTGGGCTCCCTGGAGCGGAGCGGATCCGACATCGCCTCGGGCAACGTGCAGCGGCTCACCTCCGAAGGGCTGGTCCAGTCCTGGGCGCACCGCAACGCCTTCAGAAAGAACCAGACCGGCACGCACATCACCAGGAACGTGCATCTGCTCTTCGACCGTTCGGTATGGAACAAGGTCTTCCGGCGCTCGTTCTGGGACACCCTGGGCATGGAGTTCCCCGCCAGGCTGTACGAGGACATGCCGGTGACCATCCCCGCCCACGTGCGCGCCCGGGCCGTGGACGTGCTCTCCGAGGTCGTCTACATCTGGCGCCTGCGCGAGGGGTCCATCACCGAGCGCCGCTTCCGCGCGGAGAACGTCACCGACCTCATGATCTCCGTCTCGGAGACCGCGCGGTTCCTTGAGGAGCACACACCCGGGCTGCGCCGTGTCTACGAACGCGACACCCTCTTCAACGACCTCCGGGTGGCGGTCGAGGCGCTCGCGGCGGGCGTCGAGCCTGATCTCCTGCTGGAGGTCGTCTGCTCCTACCTCGACACCGTCGGACGGAAGGCGCACCTGGAGCTGCCCGCGATCCGCCGGCTGCAGATCCAGTTGATGCACCGGCGCATGGTCACGGAACTGGCCGAGGCGGTCCGGTTCGAGCGGGACAGCATGGAGGACGCCCGCGTACGGCGGGGCCTGCTGTTACGGCGCAAATGGTATGCCGACTATCCCTTCCGGCGCGGGTACGGGATCCCCCGCTGGGTCTTCGACGTCTCGCGAGAGCTCACGATGACCGGGCGGCTGGAGAGCTGGGAGTGGGGAGAGGACCGGTTGCGCGGTGAGGGCAGGGTGAAGCTGCCCGGTGTCATGGTGGGGGCGGCGGCGTCGTGCGCGATCGACCTGTGGCTGTACGACCGCTCCACCGGCACGGTGTTGCCGTTGCCGGTGGAGCGGGACGACCTCGGGTTCGCCTTCGACTGCGACCTCGGATCGCTCCCCGGGCAGGTCTGCAGGTGGGAGCTGTGGGTCAGGTTCACCGTGGACGGGATCATCCGGGAGGCGCGGCTGCGCAACCACGGTCCGGTGCCCGCCCCCCGCGAGGCCGACGACGGGATGTGGATTCAGCCGCTCACGGACGACAAGGGGTTCGCGGTCCTCACGGTGAGGCGTCCGAGGGCGGCGGTGACCGGGTGCGAGCCGGACGGGGACCGGCTGCGGATCCTCGGATGGCACGCCGAGCAGGAGAACGCCGAGGGCGTCACCCTGGTGATGAGCGTCATGGACGGCCTCGTGCGGACCTATCCCGTCGAGACCGCCCCGGCGCGAGACGGCCGCAGGGAGTTCGTCGTGGGCCTGCCCGCCGAGGACCTGCGGGTCGAGCAGGAGACAGCCACCTGGAACATGTTCCTGTCCGGAATGGCCGACGGGAAGCCGCTGCGGATGCCCGTGGCCCTCCAGGATCTTCCCGAGTGGGAGATGGACGGGTGGGAGATCCAGGTGGCGCGCACATCGCGCGGAAACATGGCGCTGAGAGTCCAGTGGAGCGAAAATGATCATTGA
- a CDS encoding class I SAM-dependent methyltransferase produces MICDDAVARVRLIGGEMLEWSDTERDGSPGAGVLGELLRPLLPSGARVLVAGPHPAALLDEPVAGACELSVLLRSYSDACRLAEQHEVTVYCGSLEKAAFSEGFDVVIALDGVERLMSFDHAGSSWAEALRRLVGMLAPGGTLVLGVENPLGVHRFAGDPSEVHERADDDWAAAELDQSRPVNLEQLTDLLDGSGLTLGRSYAAYGHPSGPHLLLDVSALETASAPTALAVAACAGVFGTPPAGYDSRHLCRMAIAGGLGARIATRWVVVAHAAGGRSATTPVALTMDADAAPYWRLPCELAPAARGGWVRRARGDRTLRVSGRVIRTPGLLDGPIPEGRFLAEILMAACTRNDVVAIREVLGLFLWWMESQGADGKVPGWTAFAVADNVIFDGTRFALLDASWQLPGELDTDVVLARVMRHFAVRLLDSGQWHPWSWQLGTDRLTLTLLSMMGRTADLEIVRRGAELDAEIDADLAGSREDGAQDGVSGEDRPVQDEAVPDEPGQEEPGQPGQGRGAPGRWRESYRELYAARGRLRAKLEEAQQKITVLERDLDTAEAKLLKAVRAVKQAERRDERIRSSAGFRVGRVITASAAALRPVRRMFGAGPERGAD; encoded by the coding sequence ATGATCTGTGACGACGCCGTGGCCCGGGTGCGTCTGATAGGGGGAGAGATGCTTGAGTGGTCCGACACCGAACGGGACGGATCTCCCGGCGCCGGAGTGCTCGGCGAGCTGTTGCGCCCTCTCCTGCCCAGCGGTGCCCGGGTCCTGGTCGCGGGGCCGCACCCGGCCGCTCTCCTCGACGAGCCGGTCGCCGGCGCGTGCGAGCTGAGCGTGCTGCTGCGCTCCTACTCCGACGCCTGCCGTCTGGCGGAACAGCATGAGGTGACGGTCTACTGCGGGAGCCTGGAGAAGGCGGCGTTCTCCGAGGGGTTCGACGTGGTGATCGCCCTCGACGGGGTCGAGCGCCTGATGTCGTTCGACCACGCGGGCAGCTCCTGGGCGGAGGCGCTGAGGCGGCTCGTCGGGATGCTCGCTCCGGGGGGGACACTCGTGCTGGGTGTGGAGAACCCGCTGGGCGTCCACCGGTTCGCCGGAGACCCGTCGGAGGTTCACGAGCGCGCGGACGACGACTGGGCCGCCGCGGAGCTGGACCAGTCCCGGCCGGTGAACCTGGAGCAGCTCACGGACCTCCTGGACGGCTCCGGCCTCACGCTGGGCAGGAGCTACGCGGCGTACGGCCATCCGTCCGGGCCGCACCTCCTGCTGGACGTCTCCGCCCTGGAGACCGCCTCGGCGCCGACCGCCCTCGCCGTGGCGGCCTGTGCGGGGGTCTTCGGCACGCCCCCGGCGGGTTATGACTCGCGGCACCTGTGCCGCATGGCGATAGCGGGCGGGCTCGGGGCCCGGATCGCGACGCGCTGGGTGGTCGTGGCGCATGCCGCCGGTGGCCGCTCCGCGACCACTCCGGTGGCGCTGACCATGGACGCCGACGCCGCTCCCTACTGGCGGCTGCCCTGTGAGCTGGCTCCGGCGGCGCGGGGGGGATGGGTCCGCAGGGCGCGGGGGGACAGGACGCTGCGCGTGTCGGGACGGGTGATACGGACGCCCGGGCTGCTCGACGGGCCGATCCCCGAGGGCCGGTTCCTGGCCGAGATCCTCATGGCCGCCTGCACGCGCAACGACGTCGTCGCGATCCGCGAGGTCCTCGGCCTCTTCCTGTGGTGGATGGAGAGCCAGGGCGCCGACGGGAAGGTGCCGGGATGGACCGCCTTCGCCGTGGCCGACAACGTGATCTTCGACGGCACCCGGTTCGCGCTGCTGGACGCCAGCTGGCAGCTTCCCGGAGAGCTCGACACCGATGTGGTCCTGGCCAGGGTCATGCGCCACTTCGCCGTGCGGCTGCTGGACTCGGGGCAGTGGCACCCGTGGTCCTGGCAGCTCGGTACCGACCGGTTGACGCTGACGCTGCTGTCGATGATGGGCAGGACGGCCGACCTGGAGATCGTCCGCCGGGGCGCGGAGCTGGACGCGGAGATCGATGCCGATCTGGCGGGCTCCCGGGAGGACGGCGCCCAGGACGGGGTGAGCGGCGAGGACAGGCCGGTCCAGGACGAGGCCGTTCCGGACGAGCCGGGTCAGGAAGAGCCGGGCCAGCCGGGGCAGGGCCGCGGCGCGCCGGGCAGGTGGCGGGAGAGCTACCGGGAGCTGTACGCCGCGAGGGGACGGCTGCGCGCGAAGCTGGAGGAGGCCCAGCAGAAGATCACCGTGCTTGAGCGTGACCTGGACACCGCCGAGGCGAAGTTGCTGAAGGCCGTCCGCGCGGTGAAGCAGGCGGAGCGGCGTGACGAGAGGATCCGGTCGTCGGCGGGTTTCCGGGTGGGGCGCGTGATCACCGCTTCGGCGGCGGCCCTGCGGCCGGTGCGGCGGATGTTCGGTGCCGGTCCGGAGCGGGGCGCCGACTAG